In the genome of Chelonia mydas isolate rCheMyd1 chromosome 26, rCheMyd1.pri.v2, whole genome shotgun sequence, one region contains:
- the VAMP8 gene encoding vesicle-associated membrane protein 8 — translation MEGTGGSGMATDRVKNLQSEVEGVKNIMSQNVERILARGENLDHLRNKTEDLEATSEHFKTTSQKVARKYWWKNVKMIAIICVIVAIIIILIILFATNVIPT, via the exons GAGGGCACCGGTGGCAGCGGGATGGCCACTGACCGGGTGAAGAACCTGCAGAGCGAGGTGGAGGGGGTGAAAAACATCATGTCTCAAAATGTGGAGCGGATCCTGGCGCGGGGTGAGAACCTGGACCACCTGCGGAACAAGACCGAGGACCTGGAGGCGACG TCTGAGCACTTCAAGACGACCTCGCAGAAGGTGGCCCGCAAGTACTGGTGGAAGAATGTCAAGATGATCGCCATCATCTGTGTCATCGTggccatcatcatcatcctcatcatCCTGTTTGCCACCAACGTCATCCCCACAtag
- the LOC119564508 gene encoding uncharacterized protein LOC119564508, with protein sequence MPHPEHQGERWTPRPARGKQEGTPWDQPSSPEELQPTPEAGSHLAVPTRLRLLPPFSPWPGAANPPSTTCLPEPSGQASGQPPWHQPRAEAQAGNASCSPHTEAIVCVTHPGCLWHRSQRLSALGSCVGEHSAPTAPARRGSPALEPAAALADPAWYRGSHSSQFQLPLRNRQKAPGLGPLWHHLPMEGVSLRPTSRGLAHIRRQKCNRIEVSEVPLATLITSSFQPALKHCCASGLRDILWQGVPHGNTCWCETQQSHGGEAEGMAQPKKGQSAHRSTQPPRSLTSQWEFVPMMKLLQAGISLAEWVATSGRSLFNFCICLVVLSIPHWI encoded by the exons GTGAACGCTGGACTCCCAGGCCAGCACGGGGGAAGCAGGAAG GGACCCCGTGGGACCAGCCCTCCAGCCCTGAGGAGCTGCAGCCAACGCCTGAGGCTGGGAGCCACCTGGCAGTGCCCACACGGCTGCGGTTGCTTCCACCATTTTCCCCATGGCCAGGAGCTGCCAACCCACCCTCTACCACCTGCCTCCCTGAGCCATCGGGCCAGGCCTCAGGCCAGCCTCCGTGGCACCAGCCCAGAGCTGAGGCCCAAGCAGGGAATGCGAGCTGTTCCCCACACACTGAGGCAATTGTCTGTGTCACCCACCCAGGCTGCCTCTGGCACAGAAGTCAGCGTCTCAGTGCCCTGGGCAGCTGCGTAGGGGAACACAGCgctcccacagccccagccaggaggggaagcccagccctggagccagctgccgCACTAGCAGATCCTGCCTGGTATCGTGGCTCCCACAGCAGCCAGTTCCAGCTGCCTCTGAGGAACAGGCAGAAAGCCCCTGGCCTAGGGCCATTGTGGCATCACCTGCCTATGGAGGGGGTTTCACTACGTCCCACCAGCCGGGGGCTAGCTCATATCCGGAGGCAGAAGTGTAACAGGATAGAAGTCTCTGAGGTCCCCCTGGCAACTCTCATCACCAGCTCGTTTCAGCCTGCCCTCAAACACTGCTGCGCTTCTGGCCTCAGGGACatcctgtggcagggagttccacacgGTAACACATGCTGGTGTGAAACACAACAGAGCCATGGCGGGGAAGCAGAGGGCATGGCCCAGCCAAAAAAGGGTCAATCTGCTCACAGAAGCACCCAGCCCCCCAGATCTCtgaccagccaatgggagtttgtgCCAATGATGAAATTGCTTCAAGCTGGTATCTCATTGGCTGAATGGGTTGCTACTTCTGGGAGGAgcttgtttaatttttgtatttgtttggttgttttaagTATCCCCCATTGGATCTGA